In Clostridium sporogenes, one genomic interval encodes:
- the prdD gene encoding proline reductase cluster protein PrdD — MEQEIILRRLVIKAFHITKVGFSDKTYIEDKVLYIRKDILDGILQHEDMEGQELIEKIDLNIINPKERHKFVNSIMDFSPVATKVLGALGEGITHVLTGVQVMLTGSEECGIQVAEFGSSEGILDEQVVFGRRGTPAEDDIIVHIDVTLKNGQATNRPGPMAAHRVCDIIIQEIRNYLKKINGRYCDEKHEYFDKIRPGKKKVVIVKQVAGQGCMYDTGLFAKEPGGHIGCKSIIDMGNMPVVVSPNEYRDGILRAMN, encoded by the coding sequence GTGGAACAAGAAATCATATTGAGAAGATTAGTTATAAAAGCTTTTCATATTACTAAAGTAGGGTTTTCAGATAAGACTTACATAGAGGATAAAGTTTTGTATATAAGAAAAGATATATTAGATGGAATATTACAACATGAAGATATGGAAGGACAAGAATTAATAGAAAAAATTGATTTGAATATTATAAATCCAAAGGAAAGACATAAATTTGTGAATTCTATAATGGATTTTTCTCCAGTAGCTACTAAAGTTTTGGGAGCTTTAGGAGAGGGCATAACCCATGTGTTAACAGGAGTACAAGTAATGTTAACAGGATCAGAAGAATGTGGTATTCAGGTAGCTGAATTTGGTTCTTCAGAAGGAATTTTAGATGAACAGGTTGTTTTTGGAAGAAGAGGAACTCCAGCAGAGGATGATATAATTGTTCATATAGATGTTACATTGAAAAATGGACAAGCTACAAATAGACCAGGACCAATGGCAGCTCATAGAGTTTGTGATATAATAATACAAGAAATTAGAAACTACCTTAAAAAAATTAATGGTAGGTATTGTGATGAAAAGCATGAATATTTTGATAAAATAAGACCAGGCAAAAAGAAGGTTGTAATTGTTAAACAAGTTGCAGGTCAAGGTTGTATGTATGATACAGGGTTATTTGCTAAAGAACCTGGTGGACATATTGGATGTAAATCTATAATAGATATGGGCAATATGCCGGTGGTTGTAAGTCCAAATGAATATAGAGATGGCATATTAAGAGCCATGAATTAA
- a CDS encoding glycine/sarcosine/betaine reductase component B subunit: MGIGPSTKETTLHHFRDPLVEIVSNDGDIDLLGIIVAGTPQANEEKVFTGQRIGAWAEAMRADGAIVSIDGWGNSNIDFASALEAIGKRDIPVVGMSFVGTQAQFVVTNEFMDTVVDFNKSKAGIETEVVGENNVMPIDAKKALAFLKLKMKRKQN, translated from the coding sequence ATGGGGATAGGACCATCTACCAAAGAAACAACATTACATCATTTTAGAGACCCTTTAGTAGAAATAGTTTCTAATGATGGAGATATAGATTTATTAGGAATTATAGTTGCAGGTACACCTCAAGCAAATGAAGAAAAGGTATTCACGGGTCAGAGGATAGGAGCTTGGGCAGAGGCTATGAGAGCTGATGGCGCTATAGTATCCATAGATGGATGGGGTAACAGTAATATAGATTTTGCTTCAGCTTTAGAAGCTATAGGTAAAAGGGATATACCAGTAGTTGGTATGAGTTTTGTAGGAACTCAAGCTCAATTTGTTGTTACAAATGAATTTATGGATACGGTGGTTGATTTTAACAAATCAAAAGCAGGTATAGAAACTGAGGTTGTAGGAGAAAACAATGTTATGCCAATAGATGCTAAAAAAGCTTTAGCATTTTTAAAATTAAAAATGAAAAGAAAACAAAACTAA
- the prdB gene encoding D-proline reductase (dithiol) protein PrdB, translating to MSLTITKGLQSEIFVPITPDPVWAPVTKELKDMTVAIATAAGVHLKKDKRFNLAGDFTYRLIPGDAKTSDMMVSHGGYDNSDVNKDINAMFPIDRLREIVDAGFIKAVAKTHIGFMGGGGNQQKFREETGPEVAKILKEEGVDAVLMTAGUGTCHRSAVLVQRAIEKEGIPTIIIAALPPVVRQTGTPRAVAPRVPMGANAGEPNNVEMQTAIVKDTLEQLIKIPSAGKIVPLPYEYIAKV from the coding sequence ATGAGTTTAACTATTACAAAAGGTTTACAATCAGAAATATTTGTTCCTATAACTCCAGATCCAGTATGGGCACCAGTAACAAAGGAATTAAAAGATATGACAGTAGCTATAGCTACTGCAGCAGGAGTTCACTTAAAAAAGGATAAAAGATTTAACTTAGCAGGTGACTTCACATATAGATTAATACCAGGAGATGCAAAGACATCAGATATGATGGTATCTCACGGTGGATATGATAACTCAGACGTTAACAAAGATATAAATGCCATGTTCCCAATAGATAGATTAAGAGAAATAGTAGATGCTGGCTTTATAAAAGCTGTTGCTAAAACTCATATAGGATTCATGGGTGGCGGTGGAAACCAACAAAAATTCAGAGAAGAAACAGGCCCAGAAGTTGCTAAAATCTTAAAAGAAGAAGGAGTAGACGCTGTATTAATGACTGCTGGATGAGGAACTTGTCATAGATCTGCAGTTTTAGTGCAGAGAGCGATTGAAAAAGAAGGAATTCCTACAATAATAATAGCTGCTCTTCCACCAGTTGTTAGACAAACTGGTACACCAAGAGCGGTTGCACCAAGAGTTCCAATGGGGGCTAATGCAGGAGAACCTAATAATGTAGAAATGCAAACAGCGATAGTAAAAGATACATTAGAACAATTAATTAAGATTCCTTCAGCAGGAAAAATAGTTCCATTACCATACGAATATATAGCAAAAGTTTAG
- the prdA gene encoding D-proline reductase (dithiol) proprotein PrdA, whose product MSMTAEHAEELKNEHAVVCCRTEEGTILSADNLEDPEIFPDMVDSGLLTIPDNCLKVGEVIGAKLLKTVDSLTPLTSDIVEGAKKIDEEDKEGSTIEEELTEGNEKAVLKYNLKAGDTIKASDLENPMHFPKLVDSLLISLDERVLTREEVVGATLSVDTPALTPVTPDILEGFEEEVNMSVDSNATVSGGTLRIKIAEGRGIDIEVPLNGNVGAGKSAKVPTVKAEKGEVVAAPAVEANKEVKLEEKVIRSLTRKHYKIDKVEFGPETKIEGTTLYIREGVSEDAKKVSPLVKKVEIDIITPDKYNTYSETIMDVQPIATKEGDNKLGTGATRVLDGVIVMVTGTDENGVQIGEFGSSEGILEENIMFNRPGSPDKGEIFIKTQVTIKEKTNMERPGPMAAHKATDFITQEIREAMKALEDESLVVNTETFEQKRRPGKKKVVVVKEIMGQGAMHDNLILPVEPVGYLGGKPNVDLGNVPVMLSPLEVLDGGIHALTCIGPASKECSRHYWREPLVMECMKDEELDLCGVIFVGSPQINSEKFYVSERMGMMVEALDVDGAFVTTEGFGNNHIDFASHVEQIGMRGIPCVAFSFCAVQGALVVGNKYMKYMIDNNKSEGGIENEVLECNTLCPEDAIRGVEMLKAAMAGEDVKKPERAWNANVKENNLELIEKAENVKIERVLNETSIPMSEKRKEKYSTK is encoded by the coding sequence ATGTCAATGACAGCTGAACATGCAGAAGAATTAAAAAATGAACATGCTGTAGTTTGTTGCAGAACAGAAGAAGGCACAATATTATCAGCAGATAACCTAGAAGACCCAGAAATTTTCCCAGATATGGTAGACTCAGGACTATTAACTATCCCGGATAATTGCTTGAAAGTTGGAGAAGTAATAGGTGCTAAATTGCTAAAAACTGTAGATTCATTAACTCCATTAACTTCAGATATAGTAGAGGGCGCTAAAAAAATAGATGAAGAAGACAAAGAAGGTTCTACTATTGAAGAAGAGCTAACTGAAGGAAATGAAAAAGCAGTTTTAAAATATAATTTAAAAGCAGGAGATACTATAAAAGCTAGTGACTTAGAAAATCCAATGCACTTCCCTAAACTTGTAGATTCTCTTTTAATTTCATTAGACGAAAGAGTACTTACAAGAGAAGAAGTAGTTGGAGCAACTTTATCAGTTGATACACCAGCTTTAACTCCTGTAACACCAGATATATTAGAAGGATTTGAGGAGGAAGTAAACATGAGTGTTGATTCAAATGCAACAGTAAGTGGTGGAACTTTAAGAATCAAAATTGCTGAAGGTAGAGGAATTGATATAGAAGTTCCTTTAAATGGCAATGTAGGTGCTGGAAAATCAGCAAAGGTTCCAACAGTAAAAGCTGAAAAAGGTGAAGTAGTAGCAGCTCCAGCTGTAGAAGCCAACAAAGAAGTTAAATTAGAAGAAAAAGTTATAAGAAGTCTTACTAGAAAACATTATAAAATAGATAAAGTAGAATTTGGTCCTGAAACAAAAATAGAAGGAACAACTCTTTATATAAGAGAAGGAGTTTCTGAAGATGCTAAAAAAGTTAGCCCACTTGTAAAAAAAGTAGAAATAGATATAATAACTCCAGATAAATACAACACTTATAGTGAAACTATAATGGATGTACAACCAATTGCTACTAAAGAAGGGGATAACAAATTAGGAACAGGTGCAACTAGAGTATTAGACGGTGTTATTGTAATGGTAACAGGAACAGATGAAAATGGCGTTCAAATAGGTGAATTTGGTTCTTCAGAAGGTATATTAGAAGAAAATATTATGTTTAATAGACCAGGATCACCAGATAAAGGTGAAATATTCATCAAAACACAAGTAACTATAAAAGAAAAAACTAATATGGAAAGACCAGGTCCTATGGCTGCTCATAAAGCAACTGATTTCATAACTCAAGAAATAAGAGAAGCTATGAAAGCTTTAGAGGATGAGTCTTTAGTAGTTAATACTGAAACTTTTGAACAAAAAAGAAGACCAGGAAAGAAAAAAGTTGTAGTTGTTAAAGAGATAATGGGTCAAGGTGCTATGCATGACAACTTAATATTACCAGTAGAACCAGTAGGTTATTTAGGTGGTAAACCAAATGTTGATTTAGGAAACGTTCCAGTAATGCTTTCACCACTTGAAGTATTAGATGGTGGTATACATGCATTAACTTGTATTGGACCTGCTTCTAAAGAATGTTCAAGACATTATTGGAGAGAACCTCTTGTAATGGAATGCATGAAGGATGAAGAATTGGACCTATGCGGAGTTATATTTGTAGGAAGTCCACAAATCAACAGTGAAAAATTCTACGTATCAGAAAGAATGGGTATGATGGTAGAAGCTCTAGATGTTGATGGTGCTTTTGTTACAACTGAAGGTTTTGGAAACAATCACATTGATTTTGCAAGTCACGTAGAACAAATAGGTATGAGAGGAATTCCATGTGTAGCATTCTCATTCTGTGCAGTTCAAGGCGCTCTAGTTGTTGGTAATAAATACATGAAGTATATGATAGATAATAACAAATCAGAAGGCGGAATAGAAAACGAAGTATTAGAATGCAACACATTATGTCCAGAAGATGCAATAAGAGGTGTTGAAATGCTTAAAGCTGCTATGGCTGGAGAAGATGTTAAAAAACCAGAAAGAGCTTGGAACGCAAATGTTAAAGAAAACAACTTAGAATTAATAGAAAAAGCTGAAAATGTGAAAATAGAAAGAGTTTTAAATGAAACTTCAATACCAATGAGTGAAAAGAGAAAAGAAAAATACAGCACAAAGTAG
- a CDS encoding CBO2463/CBO2479 domain-containing protein, with product MDLKYGDKIIEMEGVIVEVSDGAVAIDFKGRLGYLRIPRRMIISDYELKVGQEIGLNMSFVEVLSDKINEKYVSNLEIQKRRGVKPEDRWK from the coding sequence ATGGATTTAAAATACGGTGATAAGATCATAGAAATGGAAGGCGTTATCGTAGAAGTATCCGATGGTGCAGTAGCTATAGATTTTAAAGGAAGACTTGGTTATTTAAGAATACCGAGGAGAATGATAATATCCGATTATGAATTAAAAGTAGGTCAAGAAATTGGACTTAATATGAGTTTTGTAGAAGTATTATCTGATAAAATAAATGAAAAATACGTAAGTAATTTAGAAATACAAAAAAGACGAGGGGTAAAACCTGAGGATAGATGGAAATAA